A genomic segment from Propioniciclava sp. MC1595 encodes:
- a CDS encoding TIGR04053 family radical SAM/SPASM domain-containing protein, whose translation MTDLAATPRHPGGHPGHPGGHPGGHPGGHPGGHPHSAPSRRNLDFDSAPFIAIWETTQACDLACQHCRAMAQPLRDKGELTTDEAKAMMRRLREFGPIVFVFSGGDCFKRPDIVELVEYGANLGMRMGITPATTSLATKELLQQLKDVGLTRLAISLDGSNAEIHDEFRRVKGSFDHGLRILREAQEVGLSTQVNTVIRKANIDDMDAMTELMTTLGVVFWEVFFLVPMGRAKADDVASAEEFESVFHQLYDLSKTAPFDIKATAAPQYSRVVMQRKRAEVRAGADEDVHEVMTRGMHYSQSDGIGRARNVNDGDGFIFISHTGDVMPSGFLPIKAGNIRDDDIIEIYRNAPVFKELRDRTLLKGKCGVCGYRDACGGSRARAYAMTGDYLAEEPFCAHEPPQVRGH comes from the coding sequence ATGACTGACCTCGCAGCAACGCCGCGTCACCCGGGCGGTCACCCCGGACACCCGGGAGGGCATCCCGGCGGGCACCCGGGGGGCCACCCCGGCGGTCACCCGCACAGCGCACCGTCGCGCCGGAACCTCGACTTCGACTCGGCGCCGTTCATCGCGATCTGGGAGACCACCCAGGCCTGCGACCTCGCCTGCCAGCACTGCCGCGCCATGGCGCAGCCCCTGCGCGACAAGGGCGAACTCACCACCGACGAGGCGAAGGCGATGATGCGCCGCCTGCGCGAGTTCGGCCCGATCGTGTTCGTCTTCTCGGGCGGCGACTGCTTCAAGCGCCCCGACATCGTCGAGCTCGTCGAGTACGGCGCCAACCTGGGCATGCGCATGGGCATCACGCCCGCGACGACCTCGCTGGCCACCAAGGAGCTCCTGCAGCAGCTCAAGGACGTCGGCCTGACCCGCCTGGCCATCTCCCTCGACGGGTCGAACGCCGAGATCCACGACGAGTTCCGCCGCGTGAAGGGCAGCTTCGACCACGGCCTGCGCATCCTGCGCGAGGCTCAGGAGGTCGGCCTGTCGACGCAGGTCAACACGGTGATCCGCAAGGCCAACATCGACGACATGGACGCCATGACCGAGCTCATGACGACCCTCGGCGTCGTGTTCTGGGAGGTCTTCTTCCTGGTGCCCATGGGCCGGGCGAAGGCCGACGACGTGGCGTCCGCGGAGGAGTTCGAGTCGGTCTTCCACCAGCTCTACGACCTGAGCAAGACGGCCCCGTTCGACATCAAGGCGACCGCCGCCCCGCAGTACTCGCGCGTCGTCATGCAGCGCAAGCGCGCCGAGGTGCGCGCGGGCGCCGACGAGGACGTCCACGAGGTGATGACCCGCGGCATGCACTACTCGCAGAGCGACGGCATCGGGCGCGCCCGCAACGTCAACGACGGCGACGGGTTCATCTTCATCAGCCACACCGGCGACGTCATGCCGTCGGGGTTCCTGCCGATCAAGGCGGGCAACATCCGCGACGACGACATCATCGAGATCTACCGCAACGCGCCCGTGTTCAAGGAGCTGCGCGACCGCACCCTGCTCAAGGGCAAGTGCGGCGTCTGCG
- a CDS encoding M15 family metallopeptidase codes for MKLMIRGLVGVVAAAVVVTGCSAPGAGTPASSTPSSPVAAPVGRAAESPRPELSASPSPVATPSPTPSSTRTPTPTPAPTPPTHPTDSPKAGKATGPITDTPFEVDGIPVVSKDHRLSASYVPPWAGEPNGLHPDATAGFKALQAAAKADGLRLTIRSGYRSHATQKASFANARKQYNEKTARLYFAEAGASEHQLGLALDAWDGKNRGTAFARTPHARWLAEHAHEFGFIVRYPQDKTHITGYAWESWHLRWVGTEVSQHFTPGSGLTLEEYLGLA; via the coding sequence ATGAAGCTCATGATCCGCGGCCTGGTCGGCGTCGTGGCCGCCGCCGTGGTGGTCACGGGCTGCAGCGCGCCCGGTGCCGGGACGCCGGCGTCCAGCACCCCGTCGTCGCCGGTGGCGGCGCCGGTCGGACGCGCCGCCGAGTCGCCGCGCCCCGAGCTCTCGGCGTCCCCCAGCCCGGTGGCGACCCCCAGCCCCACCCCCTCCTCCACCCGGACGCCGACGCCCACGCCGGCACCCACCCCGCCCACGCACCCGACGGACTCCCCCAAGGCCGGGAAGGCCACCGGACCCATCACCGACACCCCGTTCGAGGTCGACGGGATCCCGGTCGTCAGCAAGGACCACCGCCTCTCGGCGTCCTACGTGCCGCCGTGGGCGGGCGAGCCGAACGGCCTGCACCCTGACGCGACGGCCGGCTTCAAGGCGCTCCAGGCCGCCGCGAAGGCGGACGGGCTGCGCCTCACCATCCGGTCCGGCTACCGGAGCCACGCCACCCAGAAGGCGAGCTTCGCCAACGCGCGCAAGCAGTACAACGAGAAGACCGCGCGGCTCTACTTCGCCGAGGCCGGGGCGTCCGAGCACCAACTCGGCCTCGCGCTCGACGCCTGGGACGGCAAGAACCGAGGCACCGCCTTCGCCCGCACCCCGCACGCGAGGTGGCTGGCCGAGCACGCCCACGAGTTCGGCTTCATCGTGCGCTACCCGCAGGACAAGACGCACATCACCGGTTACGCGTGGGAGTCCTGGCACCTGCGCTGGGTCGGCACCGAGGTGTCCCAGCACTTCACCCCCGGCTCGGGCCTGACCCTCGAGGAGTACCTCGGGCTGGCCTGA